TTCGTTTCTTCATAACCAGGTTATTAGTATTACTCTAGTACTGTATTTGGGACTATTTGAGATTTcgataattttgattttgattttttttaattattttgactgGAAGTGAATTTGACCTAAAACTGTTTTGAGTTTGTTACATCtaccactttaatttttttgaaaaggtTTCTGTCATGGTAATGGTCGAGACACCTTTTCTGATAGATCATTGTTTCTTCTGAAATAATTGTAGTTTGAACTCAGGTTTGCTTTAACTAAAGGTGTTCAACCGCTGGTGTTGTTTTTTTGAGATCTTTGGCTGCAGTTGTATTTTCAGTTAGTTTCAAAACCTTGATGTAGTTTATATACCTTTCcttgaaacatttttaaaaaaaagttcaaaaagtTTTAAAGTAAATTGTTTCACCAGTAAGAATGATTCTTTTAATACAGcttttataactttaattgaCAGCATTCATGTGCAATTGCCTTACATTGCATTTTAATGGTTTTAAACTGTGGTTGTGGTTGTAACTGTAATTGCGCTACATTGTACATGATTTTTTACTCAtgcaatgaaataaaattttctataagTTAGCATTAGTTTGTGTAGAAGTTAGAAATAACAACTTAGAGAAGTTATACGAGAGATTTCTAAAGTTAGTTTATAGTTTATGAagaaagtaatttaaatttttcctcttatttttcttttatagaagTAATTTATGAAGAAGTCTGTGCTAACAGACTCATATTCTATCTACATGTtagataaattatttgatacttataCTTTGTATGAGCTTATGTATAGGTCGTGCAATCACATCTTTTCTTTCGATGAGAGTCTTTTAGCATACACCTATCTTAAATGCATGAAGAGATCACCAATGGTTTGAATTGTTGTCATGAAAATTTTCAGGGCATGTAATGTACAAAAATCGTTTGCAAGAGTTTACATCAAGGTCAGGCAATGGATTTCCTGTGTATCAAACCATCAATGAGGGACTGCAGCATATTCCAAAGTTTAGGTCGACTGTGCGGGTGGCTGGGATTGATTACACTTCCAAATCTACATTTTCCCAGAAAAAAGCTGCCGAACAGGATGTAGCTAGACTTGCTCTAGAAGCTATCCTTGAGAAGACCAGAGAAGAAGGACCCTCTCTTGTTAATGAGGTATGATGTATCACATCTTCTTGTTAGTGTTTTCAATAGATGCAAGACACATATAGAAATTGTGAAGTAATTCTGATGTGATGTTTTTCAGTAATACCTTTCAACAGTTAAGACACCAAACATTGCTATAATTGAGGTTTGATTTTGCTTACTCTGCATCTAATTGACGAAAAATGATTTGTtcaattttgtgaaaatgtATGCTATTTTCCCTTATGATTAGATATAATGTAGTTTCTCttgtttatcaaataaaataagttgttttTGTGACATTTGATATCTTGCATACTCTGTCATGTTCAGTTAGTGTACATAAATGTTAAGATGGTTTCTGCCTATtttgaattctaaaataaatttatttgttcttcTGCATGTGATATCTTTTATTGGGTATATATCTCTGTGATGATGAAGAATCTTAGTTTTCAGCAGGTGAGGTagcattataaaataatcatgcGAGTTTGGTACAATTGAAGTATCAtgatgataaatattatttgttaatggTTTGAATTGAAACTGTATAACCTGAATTAATCATTCTTATATTTGTATCTTGCAAAAGCATTTTCATATGAAGTGGTTCTTACTGTCATAGCAATTTATTGCCAACTTATGAAAAGCAAATGGCTGGTGAAATAACATTGAtcttaattatgtatttatgtttcaattaagatttttcattgtttcattttttttggtttagtATATTATCATTCAATATTATCTTGTTTTTTTAAactgttgattttttttttcatcatcttACTATCTGATTGAGATCATACATTGGTCCTGGTAGTAAACAAGTTTGTGTTTGTATCATATAGTGAGGgatgatatataatattgttttggGGGCTTTATTTGTGACTTGATTTAAAGCCAGATAGATATGTTCATATATATCTGCTTGTCTGtctttttttctccttctctgAATGTGTCTTATGATTAAATGAATGCTGCTCTGTTGTGAAACGTTGCAGGACTGCACTTCCTATGAACCAAGCACCTCCTTGCACTTCAGTTCCTTGAACCAGGTTCTGATGCAGAAAAAACCGTGGATCTGTGTTAAAATTCACCGAtgttgttaaaattttattcatgtGACCTCTCTGTTTTATTAGGCCCTTTTGGTACTTGTTTTGCCTTCAAACTTTTGTTGAAAAAGCACAGGTTTACTCTCCTGGGGCTGTTTAACAATCTTCTCCCGCTTACCTGTCTTGACTAGAaggtaattttaataattttcgtAGGACcgtctaaaatatattttgtattctGAAATTTATGCTTTTGATAATTTTGCGTCAAGATTTCTTCATTTATGATATTATAatggtttttatatttattttggaacttcataatttttaattctagatTTCAATCatgttaaaattgatattttatgtttacattgttggatggattttagtttaaataaatatacttgTTAAAAGTTATGAACTTGGTAACATTAATGAGAATTTGTATAATAGGGATGGTATGATctgcttaaaaaatatttgaattagaCAATGTAATTTGGTTTCTGAAGTCGATCATTtctgaattgattcttaactgCATTTTAATCGTACTAGTTTTAAATCGGGTTTTAAAGTcaattcttattttttgttgatttatATTGCTTACTAAAATCTTTTAAGAATCAGTATgttattttttggatttttcatgttttctttttcacgtCAAATAGGAAAtgatttaagagaaaattacgCAAATGTTAATTAAGGATTTACATCATAtacactgttttttttttccttccaacaaaatagtttttaaaaataggtgtatcattttcattctttcagTGATATGCTCACTTGTCATACAACTTTGAAAAAACCAACATTAAGGATATTAAACAATTTAGAAATTTTCTAAAAGCTATAagcaaatgaaaagaaaagtgcATTTGGTAATTTTATTCACGTGTCACTCAATGGGTATACTAGGGaggaaaccaaaattaaattttttttcacttataaaTGTGTGGATTTTGCAAATgtctttaatataatatatatatatatatatatatatatatatattggccatcaataaattttttatttttgtttatatcttTGTTACAATTGTTAAATGACAACTAAACAAATATTAGCACAGACAgttttccttttactttttgttttcaaagtTTGGATACCTTAGATCATTCCCTGTATGTTATCTTTTCTTGATTATTGAGTACCTTTTATAGTCAAGGGTTTTCTtgaactaataattattatgctaaaattaaaattcaaatatctaACTTTTTGTCTTGTATTATCATTCCTCTTCTTATTTGAtgattatttgatttaattattcatgttaGAATATGCAATATTATTTAGTAGATTTAttcttaattacatatttatttccattttaattgtgataaaaaaaattctacgtttctataataaaatatatatctagttgataaattttgtattatatgGTTTTTATTAGACTTATATGATAAGACTTTTATTAAGATAGGTTGGAATGCTActtatcattatatatttttccaaaTCTTTGAACTATTCAatgtattttaaagtaaattagaATATTAATTATCGCCGTACAACTTTTCAAGTTTTCAAGTGATATGATTTACTTGAAGTAGGTTGACATtctatttatcattatatatctTAAGTCTTTGAGTAACTAAATGTACTTTAAAGGACTTTGTagttataaaatttactttaaggTAAGTTGATTTATCACTACACGACTCctcaaattttaaacaatatgaCTTACTTTGATATAGGTTAAAATCTATATTATCACacttttgattttaataaatcaaCTTATTACTATTGATTAAGGTATGGTTGGACCTTGATTAGGTTAACAAAAAGGTAAAactcataataattattatcaataaaagtCTAAggtataacttttatatatatgcaCAATACATGCATAATCGTAATTAATGCTTTTTGCTTGGACATCTACTTACTTTCTACATGTACCATTCGAGTGACTTTTACAAGCATCACTTGGATTTGGAAGCCACTAGTTAGAGATCAATCAATTGACGTGAAGGTCACTTAGAGTTTgagagtgtttcatcctacacctccaagatctcatcctgcacctccaaaaattaCACTATTAACCTTCTGATATATCATTATTATCCTACACCTTTaactttaaaga
The Vigna angularis cultivar LongXiaoDou No.4 chromosome 5, ASM1680809v1, whole genome shotgun sequence genome window above contains:
- the LOC108348011 gene encoding double-stranded RNA-binding protein 4 isoform X2; amino-acid sequence: MPLSSSGASSGSSSVPSLTAHVPFPSHTPGGHVMYKNRLQEFTSRSGNGFPVYQTINEGLQHIPKFRSTVRVAGIDYTSKSTFSQKKAAEQDVARLALEAILEKTREEGPSLVNEDCTSYEPSTSLHFSSLNQVLMQKKPWICVKIHRCC
- the LOC108348011 gene encoding double-stranded RNA-binding protein 4 isoform X3, giving the protein MPLSSSGASSGSSSVPSLTAHVPFPSHTPGGHVMYKNRLQEFTSRSGNGFPVYQTINEGLQHIPKFRSTVRVAGIDYTSKSTFSQKKAAEQDVARLALEAILEKTREEGPSLVNE
- the LOC108348011 gene encoding double-stranded RNA-binding protein 1 isoform X1, which produces MPLSSSGASSGSSSVPSLTAHVPFPSHTPGGHVMYKNRLQEFTSRSGNGFPVYQTINEGLQHIPKFRSTVRVAGIDYTSKSTFSQKKAAEQDVARLALEAILEKTREEGPSLVNENLSFQQDCTSYEPSTSLHFSSLNQVLMQKKPWICVKIHRCC